Proteins encoded together in one Centropristis striata isolate RG_2023a ecotype Rhode Island chromosome 6, C.striata_1.0, whole genome shotgun sequence window:
- the slc28a1 gene encoding sodium/nucleoside cotransporter 1, with protein MTETADIQLKSVNHVNGNGVDNQAFEIEEDNSTDTSSIKKQTKKTPKGLGSYLSQVSKPINATEDYIKAHSKTFKYIVLGILGAGYVAYFIAACVLDFQRALALVVLTCLAIVAKSYELLKEYKGQSIADCFKPAVRCFKSNLKWLKWVFILAVVALLVLWLALDTSKRPQQLISFGGVCMFIVLVFLLSAHRTAVSWRPVFWGLGMQFCIGLFVIRTQPGLVAFEWLGEQVQIFLDYTKEGSRFVFGDLIDTIFAFRALPIVVFFSSVMSILYFLGIMQWLILKISWVMQITMGTSPTETLSVAGNIFVGQTEAPLLIRPYLKDMTKSEVHAVMVGGFATIAGSVMGAFISFGIDASSLISASVMAAPCALAISKLSYPETEESRFKSEKNIKVACGEERNILEAASSGASASIGLVANIAANLIAFLAILGFINKALSWLGGMVGYPEITFQMICSYVFMPVAFMMGVPYDESFTVAELIGTKLFLNEFVAYEKLSALKENRINGLDEMFGGERQWISVRSEIITTYALCGFANFSSLGIMIGGLSSICPSKRGDVSSLVLRAMLTGTCASLINACVAGILFVPPLDCVDLFKTSAFNATDVNIQTCCSDLLKSTINNGTIIFKESWSSVANVTMFFSQCCECCGLSNVVCY; from the exons ATGA cgGAAACGGCCGATATCCAGCTTAAAAGTGTAAACCACGTCAACGGAAATGGCGTGGACAACCAGGCTTTTGAAATAGag GAGGACAACAGTACTGATACTAGCAGCATcaaaaaacagactaaaaagaCTCCAAAGGGATTGGGATCATACTTAAG CCAAGTCTCCAAGCCGATTAATGCCACAGAGGATTACATCAAGGCTCActcaaaaacattcaaatacatTGTGCTGGGCATACTTGGAGCAG GTTATGTGGCATATTTCATCGCAGCCTGTGTGTTGGATTTCCAGAGGGCCCTCGCTCTTGTGGTCCTAACCTGTTTGGCTATTGTTGCTAAATCTTACGAACTTTTGAAGGAGTACAAAGGACAAAGCATCGCTGACTGTTTCAAACCTGCAGTTAGATGCTTTAAATCTAACCTGAAATGGTTAAAATG gGTTTTCATCTTAGCAGTTGTTGCCCTGCTTGTCCTGTGGCTCGCGTTAGACACAAGCAAGCGTCCTCAGCAGCTTATCTCGTTCGGAGGTGTGTGCATGTTCATCGTGCTTGTGTTCCTCTTGTCAGCACACAGAACAGCG GTATCATGGAGGCCTGTGTTTTGGGGCCTCGGGATGCAGTTCTGTATCGGCCTTTTTGTCATACGAACACAGCCTGGACTAGTGGCGTTCGAATGGCTTGGAGAACAAGTGCAG ATTTTCCTCGACTACACCAAAGAAGGATCACGTTTTGTTTTTGGGGATCTGATTGACACTATTTTTGCCTTCAGA GCTTTGCCCATTGTTGTGTTCTTCAGCAGTGTGATGTCGATCCTTTACTTTTTGGGGATAATGCAGTGGCTCATTCTGAAG ATCTCATGGGTTATGCAGATAACGATGGGAACCTCTCCCACAGAGACCTTGAGTGTGGCAGGCAATATATTTGTTGGCCAG ACTGAAGCTCCGCTGCTGATCCGCCCCTATTTGAAGGACATGACCAAATCTGAAGTCCATGCTGTTATGGTTGGTGGATTTGCCACCATTGCAGGCAGTGTCATGGGGGCCTTCATCTCCTTTGGG ATTGATGCCTCTTCCTTGATATCAGCGTCTGTGATGGCTGCTCCTTGTGCCTTGGCCATTTCCAAACTTTCTTACCCAGAGACCGAGGAGAGTCGGTTCAAGTCAGAGAAGAATATTAAAGTGGCTTGTGG AGAAGAACGGAACATCTTGGAGGCTGCCAGCAGTGGAGCATCTGCTTCAATAGGTCTTGTTGCAAACATTGCAGCAAATTTGATAGCCTTTCTCGCCATCCTTGGGTTCATAAATAAAGCTCTGAGTTGGCTTGGTGGTATGGTCGGATACCCtgaaattacttttcag ATGATTTGCTCTTATGTATTCATGCCTGTGGCCTTTATGATGGGAGTACCGTATGATGAGAGTTTCACTGTGGCTGAACTAATTGGCACAAAGCTCTTCCTCAATGAGTTTGTGGCTTATGAGAAACTATCTGCACTGAAGGAAAACAGAATCAATGGACTTGATGAAATGTTCGGAGGGGAAAGACAATGGATATCT GTCCGATCAGAGATAATCACCACTTATGCTCTTTGTGGATTTGCCAACTTCAGCTCGCTGGGTATTATGATCGGTGGCCTCT cttctATATGCCCATCCAAAAGAGGCGACGTCTCGTCTCTGGTGCTGAGAGCTATGCTCACTGGGACTTGTGCTTCTCTCATCAATGCTTGTGTTGCAG GGATCCTCTTTGTTCCTCCACTTGACTGTGTGGACCTGTTCAAGACATCTGCATTCAATGCCACAGATGTTAATATACAAACCTGCTGCTCAGACCTCCTTAAAAG CACTATAAACAACGGGACCATCATATTTAAGGAATCGTGGAGCTCAGTAGCAAACGTCACTATGTTTTTCTCTCAGTGTTGTGAGTGCTGTGGTCTTTCAAACGTGGTTTGTTATTAG